ATCCTGGTTCGGCACCATCTCCATCGCAAAAAGAAACGGCCGGATCATACGTCTCGATCTTTCAGACAATGACATGTACCAGGAACACCGAGCCCTGGTGAAACGCTTTCCTGACAGCGTAGAATCTGAACAATCCTTTAAGACTGTACGCACCCTGCTCCACCGTTATCTGAAAGGGCAACCGGTGGATTTCGATGTGGAGGTCGACATATCCGACCTGCCGGAATTCACGCAAAGAGTATTGACAGAGCTTCGCAAGATCCCCTACGGAGAAACGAGAAGCTATCTCGATATTGCGGTATCCGCCGGATGCCCCGG
This genomic window from Syntrophorhabdaceae bacterium contains:
- a CDS encoding methylated-DNA--[protein]-cysteine S-methyltransferase; the protein is MDPIEFAIFESWFGTISIAKRNGRIIRLDLSDNDMYQEHRALVKRFPDSVESEQSFKTVRTLLHRYLKGQPVDFDVEVDISDLPEFTQRVLTELRKIPYGETRSYLDIAVSAGCPGGVRAVGQAVKRNPIPIIIPCHRVIRHDGSIGGFALGEKIKKRLLFLEGIKKTWSA